In Muribaculum gordoncarteri, the genomic window TAATCATCGATGCTCCGCTGTCAAACGCTATTTTGGCATCTTCGTTGCTCTTTATTCCACCGCCGAAATCGATAATCATGTCGGTTGACGATGCTATTCGCTCGAGTGTGCGATAATTCACTATGTGCTGCGACCTTGCTCCGTCAAGATCGACGACATGCAGCCGGGTGCATCCGCAGTCGCGGAATCTCAAAGCCATGTCGACAGGATCGTCGGCATACACGCGTGAGCTTTCGTAGTCGCCTTTGGTGAGCCTTACGCATTTGCCATCTATTATGTCTATAGCCGGAATTATCGTCGTCATAGTTCAAGGAAGTTTTTTAGGATGCGTTCACCTATTCCACCGCTCTTCTCGGGATGGAACTGGGTCGAATAGAAATTGTCCTTATGCATGGCCGCACTGAACTGATCAATGTATTCGGTCGTGGCTATTGTCGCGTTGTTGACCGGTACGTAGTAGCTGTGGACATAGTACACGTATTCATTTTCCATGTCGGATGTTATGATTCCGGGATGCGTGACATGAAGCGTGTTCCACCCCATGTGCGGCACCTTCAGTCCCGACATTGCGGGGTTGAATCGCAGCACATCGGCATCAAATATTCCGAGGCAGTCGACATCGCCCTCCATGGAGTGACGGCACATCAGCTGCTGGCCGATGCAAATTCCGAGCACCGGCTGATGTAGCGACTTTATTAACCGATCAAGATTGTGTTGACGCAGATAGGCCATTGCTGAAGCGGCCTCCCCCACTCCGGGAAAAATCACCTTGTCGGCTTCGGCTATCTTTATAGGATCGTCGGTGACAATCGCTTCTACGCCTATGCGCTTCAGTGCGCATATAACCGAAAAATTGTTGCCGGCGTTATATTTTATTATAGCTACACCCATACACAATTGCAATCAACTGAACACCACGGTCTTATTGTTGTAGGCAAGCACTTTGCGCTGGATGTGCTTCTCGACGGCGCGTGACAATACAATCTTCTCAAGGTCGCGGCCTTTCTTGATAAGGTCGTCGATTGTGTCTTTGTGGGTTATGCGCACGATGTCCTGCTCTATTATGGGGCCTGCGTCAAGATCGGCGGTTACGTAATGGCTTGTAGCTCCGATGAGCTTCACGCCTCTCTCGTAGGCCGCATGATAAGGCTTTGCTCCGACGAAAGCAGGGAGGAAAGAGTGATGTATATTGATTATGTGATGGGGATAACGCTTTATCATCTCGTCCGATAGAATTTGCATATATCGGGCCAACACTATGAAGTCAATTTCGTAACGTTCAAGCAATTCAAGCTCGCGGGCCTCCATTTCGGCTTTGTTGTCACGGTTGATTGGAAACACCTCAAAGGGGATGTTGAACTGCTCGGCGACAATCTGCAGGTCGGGGTGGTTGCTTACAATCACGGGTATGTCGACGGCCCACTCTCCGGCGATGTATCGAGCGAGTATGTCATAGAGGCAGTGCGACATCTTGCTTACGAAGATGGCCATGCGCTGACGCTTGTTGGAGAAACTCAGCTTATAGGTCAGCTGGTAACGCTGACCGTAAAGAATCTGGAAATACTCGCTTAGCTTTTCACGCGGAATTATGAAATTTTCCAAATCCCACTCCACCCTCATGTAGAAGATGCCGTTAAATTTATCGACATACTGATCGAGGTAAACGATGTTACCTCCGTTAGCGTTGATGAACTCGGTTATAACGGCGATAATGCCCGGCTGGTCGGGGCAGTGCATGAGAAGTATCGCGGTGTCTTTTTTCTTGCTTTCCACTTTGACAATTAATAATTGATATTAGATGCAAAGATACACAAAATGTGGCTATCAAGAAATAAAATGCTGCCGAAATGCCGTTATGTACTGACAAATTACAACAAAACGCACTATGCAAACGGGTCGATGGAGCTCAACGGCACATCATGGCTACTGTCGATTGCTTCAAGGATATTGCGCAACACCGATTGCACGCCTATGGCTACGAGCCGTTTCTCGTAGGGATTGATATCCGATATATTGTAGTTGACGATGAAATCGGCGAGCTCTTTTGCCGCATTCTGATAGCCTTCGCGCAGGAGGCTCAGCACCATGATGAGTGCATCGGGTAACGATAGGCTCAATCCGCTTATGTCGCGCACTCTCAACACATATTTTCGATATAGCTCCACTACTTCACTATATCGGCCGCAACGATACAGACTTTCAAGCAGTTGCGTCCAGTCAAACAATGAATCGGTGTTATATAGCCGACACAGCAGAATGTCGGCGCAAGCCTGATATTGTTCACGCTGATAGAAGGTGTCGGCCCACGCAACCCATTCCTGTTCGGTGGACAATGCTCCGCTCTTGAAATATCGGTTAAGCTCCTCATTGTCGACCTCCCTGTTGCCTATTGTCAGCAGATGATCGATGGCCTCCTTGTCGCCGGGATGCTCTTTAAGGTAATTGCGTATTATTGCCAAAGCACCCTCGGTGTTACCGTCAAGGGCGAGCATGGCCGCTAAGGTGTGGTTGGCGAGTGCATTGTCGGGATCCTCCAGGAGAACTTCGCGCATCATTGAGCGTGCTTTTTCGCGGTCTTGATTCATGTCATACAGAATCTGTGCCTTCGTGACAAGCATATTTGTCGACTTAGGGTCGATGGCGAGCGCATAGTCGATGGCCTGAAGCGCATTGTTGTAGTCGTCATTGTTGACATATTGCTGTGAAAGCATGTGCCAATATACCGAATTGAACGGCTCAAGCATTGTCAGCTCCTCAAGCACCGAAATGCCGAACTCATAGTCGCGCTTTCCATCGGCGACCTGCGAGAGTTCATAGAGGAATGTGTCGGGATAGAGGCAACGCTTCTTTATCAGCTCACGGTTCTCCTTCAACCAATCATAAAGCTCAAGCTCCACGCATGCGTCAACCAGCTGTATGATGGTTTCATCGTCAAAGTCGGTAAAGGTGTCGACTATGGAGTTCATCTCCTTTATCGACTCCTCCATGGGAGGATGCTTGACGAGCAACAGCAATATCTCCCAAAGCGCCGTTTCCCCCTTATGGTTAAGAGCAATGTTTACAGCCCCTTCGGTCATCGACAATGTCGTGTACAGGAAGAAGGCCCTGCGCTGAGCCAACTCTTCGCTTTCGGGATATATGCGCGCACCGCTTAGGATGACCTCCATCTGGACATATTCATCGTAGATGTCATTGGCATAATCGTATATTTCGATTAAGTCGTTTTCATCGTAACCCGATGCTATATGGCCCGACACGAGGTCAGCCCTGAATTTCATGTATAATTTCTCGCGGCGGCGTTGCTCTTGATCCATCAAATGTAGATGCGGAGAGAGGTTATTGGAAGTTTTTCAATTACTTCTTCTGAAGCTTTTCCCAAGTGTCCTTGAGCTGCATTGTGCGGTTGAACACAAGCTTTTCGGGAGTTGAGTCCTTATCGGGAGTGAAGTAGCCTATGCGCTGGAACTGGTAGTGATCACCCACCTTTGCATTCTCGGCGATAAACGGCTCAATCTTTACTCCTTCCACAACTCTCAACGAATCGGGATTAAGCATCTCACGGAAATCCTTGTCCTTCTCTTCGGCGGGATTTTCTACCGAGAAGAGTCGGTCATACATCCTGACTGTAGCGTCCTTGGCTTGTGCGGCCGACACCCAATGGAGTGTTCCCTTAACCTTGCGCATGCTGCCGGGCAGGCCGCTGCGGGTATCGGGATCGTAGGTACAGTATATCTCTTCGATGTTGCCTTCGTCATCTTTCTTGACTCCGGTGCACTTGATGATGTATCCTCCTTTAAGTCTTACTTCACCGT contains:
- the purU gene encoding formyltetrahydrofolate deformylase encodes the protein MESKKKDTAILLMHCPDQPGIIAVITEFINANGGNIVYLDQYVDKFNGIFYMRVEWDLENFIIPREKLSEYFQILYGQRYQLTYKLSFSNKRQRMAIFVSKMSHCLYDILARYIAGEWAVDIPVIVSNHPDLQIVAEQFNIPFEVFPINRDNKAEMEARELELLERYEIDFIVLARYMQILSDEMIKRYPHHIINIHHSFLPAFVGAKPYHAAYERGVKLIGATSHYVTADLDAGPIIEQDIVRITHKDTIDDLIKKGRDLEKIVLSRAVEKHIQRKVLAYNNKTVVFS
- a CDS encoding tetratricopeptide repeat protein; translated protein: MDQEQRRREKLYMKFRADLVSGHIASGYDENDLIEIYDYANDIYDEYVQMEVILSGARIYPESEELAQRRAFFLYTTLSMTEGAVNIALNHKGETALWEILLLLVKHPPMEESIKEMNSIVDTFTDFDDETIIQLVDACVELELYDWLKENRELIKKRCLYPDTFLYELSQVADGKRDYEFGISVLEELTMLEPFNSVYWHMLSQQYVNNDDYNNALQAIDYALAIDPKSTNMLVTKAQILYDMNQDREKARSMMREVLLEDPDNALANHTLAAMLALDGNTEGALAIIRNYLKEHPGDKEAIDHLLTIGNREVDNEELNRYFKSGALSTEQEWVAWADTFYQREQYQACADILLCRLYNTDSLFDWTQLLESLYRCGRYSEVVELYRKYVLRVRDISGLSLSLPDALIMVLSLLREGYQNAAKELADFIVNYNISDINPYEKRLVAIGVQSVLRNILEAIDSSHDVPLSSIDPFA
- the hisH gene encoding imidazole glycerol phosphate synthase subunit HisH, with translation MGVAIIKYNAGNNFSVICALKRIGVEAIVTDDPIKIAEADKVIFPGVGEAASAMAYLRQHNLDRLIKSLHQPVLGICIGQQLMCRHSMEGDVDCLGIFDADVLRFNPAMSGLKVPHMGWNTLHVTHPGIITSDMENEYVYYVHSYYVPVNNATIATTEYIDQFSAAMHKDNFYSTQFHPEKSGGIGERILKNFLEL